The sequence AGGAACTCGTCGACTCCGTGATGGTCAACTTCAAGAAACTCTGGGAAGTGCTGGGGATAACCAACACCGACTTCATCCGGACCACCGAGCCGAGGCATAAGCGGGTGGTCCAGTATATTTTTCAAAGGCTGATGGAGCAGGGAGACATCTACAAGGGCTCCTACGAGGGTTGGTACTGCGTCCCCTGCGAGACCTACTTCCCCGAGAGCCAGGTCGGCGGCGATAAACTGTGCCCCGACTGCGGCAGGCCGCTGCAGAACATGACCGAGGAGAGCTACTTCTTCCGCATGTCAAAGTATCAAAAGCCCCTCCTTGACTACTACGAGAAAAACACGGCCGCGATACTGCCCCACTCCCGTTACAACGAAGTCCTGAGTTTCATAAAAAGCGGCCTGAGGGACCAGTCCATCTCCAGGACCTCCGTATCCTGGGGGATACCCCTCCCGGGGGACGAAAAACACGTGATATACGTATGGTTCGACGCCCTCATAAATTACTTGACCGTCTGCGGCTACCCCGAGGACAAAGACCTCGTGGGAAAGTTCTGGCCCACGGTCAACCACATAATGGCCAAGGATATAATCAGGTTCCACTGCATCGTCTGGCCCGCCATGCTCCTCGCACTGGGTCTCAACCCGCCGGCGACGGTCTTCTCCCATGGTTGGTGGACCGTGGAAGGGGACAAGATGTCCAAATCCAGGGGCAACGTGGTGGACCCCTTCGAGATGGCCGACCTCTACGGGGTCGACGCCTTCCGATACTTCCTCATGAGGGAGATACCCTTCGGCCTGGACGGCGACTTCTCCGAGAGGGCACTGGTGGGGCGCATCAACTCAGACCTCGCCAACGACCAGGGAAACCTTCTCAACAGGACCCTCCAGATGATCGAAAACTTCGCCGGCGGCGTGGTACCCTCCGGTTTGGGGGTTTCCGATGACCTGGACGGGGCGATAAGGGACATGACCCTGGAGACCCTTGAATCCTACAGGGCGAAGATGGACGCCTACGCCTTCGACGAGGCCCTGAAGGATGCCTGGACCCTGATCAAGAGGGCCAACAAGTATATCGACGAGACCATGCCCTGGAAACTGGGCAGGGAGGGGAACCTCGAGAGGCTCGGACCTGTGCTGTTCACCCTCTGCGAAGTTCTCAGGTTCACCGCGGCCATGGTCTCGCCCTTCATGCCCGGTACGGCCCTGAAGATCTTCGACCAGATCGGCATCCCGGATGATCCCGCCGGACTTCGGCTGGACGAACTGGAGTGGGGACAGATGCCCGAGGGCCGCCGGATCAGCAAGAAGGCCGTCCTCTTCCCAAGGGTCGACCTCAAGGAATGGGAGAAGCAGAAGGCCGAGCGGGACGCCGGGAAGATGGCCACCCCCGATCCGGGGGATCACGAGCCGGAGGTCACCATCGATGACTTCCGGAAGATAGAGCTGCGGGTAGCCCGGGTCCTCAAGGTGGAACCCGTCCCCAGGTCGGACAAACTGTACAAGATGGACCTCGACCTGGGTTACGAAAGAAGGACCATAGTGTCCGGCATCAGGGATTTCCGTTCACCCGAGGAGCTGGAAGGCCGTCAGATCATAGTGATCTGCAACCTGAAACCGGTTTCTCTGCGGGGAGTGACGAGCAACGGCATGCTCCTGGCGGCCGAGACGTCTGATGGGAAAAGCCTCGCCCTCCTCACCGTCGACAGCGAGATTGCCCTTGGTTCCCGGGTCCATTAACGCTTCGTGGAGCACCCGCTCTGGAGGGGTCGGGTGTTCCCGGCCCCTTTTTTATCTCTGGGAGGTTTGCAATGCTGAGATTAGTCGATTCCCATTGTCACCTGGCGATGGAAGAGTTCACTTCCGACCTCGACGAATTGCTTACGAGGTCTGCCCGGGCGGGAGTGGAAAGGATGCTGGTCGTCGGGTCCGACGAGGCAGGGAGTGCCGACGCCGTCGAACTGGTGAGAAGCAAGGAGAAGGGCGGGCTTTTCGCGGCCGTGGGTATTCATCCCCACGAGTCCTCCTCCGCCTTTTCGGGTACCCCCAATTCCCTGAAGAAGATGGCCCGGTCTCCCGAAGTGGTGGCCGTCGGGGAGACGGGCCTGGATTTTTTCTATGAACACTCCCCCAGGGATATCCAGGAGCGAGTTTTTGCAGAGCACGTGGCCCTCGCTAAAAAGGTGAAAAAGCCACTGGTCGTCCATGTGAGGGATGCCTACCCCGAGGCCCTCGAGATACTGAAGAGCGAAGGAGCCCGCGAATGCGGCGGCGTCATCCATTGCTTTTCGGGAAGCCTGGAAGACGCCTTCGCCGCCATCGACCTAGGCTTTTTCATTTCCTTCGCCGGCCCCCTGACCTACCCGAAAAATGCGGCGCTGAGGGATGTGGCGGCCGCCCTGCCTCTGGATAGACTCCTTTGTGAGACCGACGCTCCCTTTTTGTCGCCTCAACCCAGGAGGGGGCGGCGTAACGAACCCTCCTGGGTCGCCTATGTCTACCAGGCCCTGGCCGAAGCCAGGGAGATTTCCCTTGAAGAGTGCGCCCGGGCGCTGTGGGAGAACGCCTCGCGGCTCTTCCGCTGGAATCGGGCCTGATGTTCGGCTTCCGGGTCGATTCACTTTGCCCCGACACCTGCGCCAGGGTGGGCGAGATAAGGACCAGGCGAGGCTCCGTACCAACGCCGGTTTTCATGCCCGTCGGGACGAGGGCGACGGTGAAGGCCATGGCTCCCTTCGAACTCCAGGAGATGGGGGCAAGGATAATATTGGCCAACACCTATCACCTTTATCTCCGCCCTGGCCACGATGTCGTCGGTGAGGCCGGCGGTCTCCATCGCTTCATGGGGTGGCCGGGCCTGATCCTCACCGACAGCGGGGGCTTCCAGGTGTTCTCCCTGTCGGCGCTCAGGAAGGTCTCCGACGAAGGCGTGACCTTCAGGTCCCACCTCGATGGCACAACCCACCTGATGACGCCGGAACTGTCCATAAAAGTCCAGGAAGCCCTCGGCAGTGACATCGCCATGTGCTTTGATGAGTGCGCCCCCTA is a genomic window of Thermovirga sp. containing:
- the metG gene encoding methionine--tRNA ligase: ELVDSVMVNFKKLWEVLGITNTDFIRTTEPRHKRVVQYIFQRLMEQGDIYKGSYEGWYCVPCETYFPESQVGGDKLCPDCGRPLQNMTEESYFFRMSKYQKPLLDYYEKNTAAILPHSRYNEVLSFIKSGLRDQSISRTSVSWGIPLPGDEKHVIYVWFDALINYLTVCGYPEDKDLVGKFWPTVNHIMAKDIIRFHCIVWPAMLLALGLNPPATVFSHGWWTVEGDKMSKSRGNVVDPFEMADLYGVDAFRYFLMREIPFGLDGDFSERALVGRINSDLANDQGNLLNRTLQMIENFAGGVVPSGLGVSDDLDGAIRDMTLETLESYRAKMDAYAFDEALKDAWTLIKRANKYIDETMPWKLGREGNLERLGPVLFTLCEVLRFTAAMVSPFMPGTALKIFDQIGIPDDPAGLRLDELEWGQMPEGRRISKKAVLFPRVDLKEWEKQKAERDAGKMATPDPGDHEPEVTIDDFRKIELRVARVLKVEPVPRSDKLYKMDLDLGYERRTIVSGIRDFRSPEELEGRQIIVICNLKPVSLRGVTSNGMLLAAETSDGKSLALLTVDSEIALGSRVH
- a CDS encoding TatD family hydrolase codes for the protein MRLVDSHCHLAMEEFTSDLDELLTRSARAGVERMLVVGSDEAGSADAVELVRSKEKGGLFAAVGIHPHESSSAFSGTPNSLKKMARSPEVVAVGETGLDFFYEHSPRDIQERVFAEHVALAKKVKKPLVVHVRDAYPEALEILKSEGARECGGVIHCFSGSLEDAFAAIDLGFFISFAGPLTYPKNAALRDVAAALPLDRLLCETDAPFLSPQPRRGRRNEPSWVAYVYQALAEAREISLEECARALWENASRLFRWNRA